From the genome of Nicotiana sylvestris chromosome 2, ASM39365v2, whole genome shotgun sequence, one region includes:
- the LOC138884870 gene encoding uncharacterized protein gives MLERVLQNQEKSDTSMRNMTELVGSHTASIQKLEMQMRDLSREQNPKQKGTLPSDTIVNPKGSGSGPTSHVMAITTRSGKVLQGECEQVVKVEEFEKGVEVEEPSAVEIEKILDDVQVQKENREEVKEKVKETPKTLPPIPRSPPPFPQRLARKVDDSKLEKFYDILKQLSVNIPFVEAFQEMPGFAKYLKDLITKKKTTKNEVMNVTHRISSIIATSTVQKKEDLGAFTIPCTIGAHDFARALYDNGACINLMPLAIYKKVGLGMPRPTSMRLQMADRSIKRPVGIVDDVLVKVGKFHLPTDFVILDCAVDKEISIILGRPFLATGRALMDSERNEIKFWVNDEEVTFQESKDMKLLHEYESISVIDVVDEVGDAAEMKMEEQCLGEALAAILVNFDGEDMEGYMESVNALKGLGSYNYASAKLSLNLENRVTPPAKPSIIEPPQLELKPLPPHLRYKFLGSNDTLPVIVSSLLNDVHVEQLLEVLKEHKQAIG, from the coding sequence ATGCTTGAACgggtattgcaaaatcaagaaAAATCCGACACTTCTATGAGGAACATGACCGAGCTTGTTGGCTCTCATACTGCAtccattcaaaaattggagatgcaaatgagagatCTCTCTAGGGAACAAAATCCAAAACAAAAGGGAACACTCCCTAGTGACACAATTGTGAACCCAAAGGGCAGTGGGAGTGGCCCAACTTCTCATGTCATGGCAATTACTACTCGGAGTGGGAAGGTACTACAAGGAGAGTGTGAACAAGTGGTTAAGGTAGAAGAGTTCGAGAAAGGGGTTGAGGTTGAAGAGCCAAGTGCTGTCGAAATTGAGAAGATTCTGGATGATGTGCAAGTGCAAAAAGAGAACCGGGAAgaggtaaaggaaaaggtaaaagagacaccAAAAACTCTTCCACCTATTCCTAGATCTCCTCCTCCATTCCCTCAAAGACTCGCTAGGaaggttgatgatagcaaactcgaaaagttctatgacattctcaagcaattatcggtgaatattccatttgtggaagcatttcaagagatgccaggttttgctaagtatttgaaagatttgatcaCCAAGAAGAAAACCACCAAAAATGAAGTGATGAATGTGACTCACCGGAttagttccatcattgcaacatccaccgttcaaaagaaagaagacctgggagctttcaccattccttgtacTATTGGGGCACATGATTTTGCAAGAGCCCTTTATGATAATGGAGCTTGCATCAACTTGATGCCTCTTGCCATTTACAAGAAAGTGGGATTAGGTATGCCAAGGCCCACaagtatgagattgcaaatggccgatcGTTCCATCAAACGACCGGTGGGAATTGTTGATGATGTACTTGTGAAGGTGGGAAAATTTCATTTACCCACCGACTTCGTAATCCTTGATTGTGCGGTTGACAAAGAGATCTCGATCATCTTGGGAAGACCATTCCTTGCCACTGGAAGAGCACTAATGGATTCAGAACGGAATGAGATCAAATTTTGGGTGAATGATGAAGAGGTTACATTCCAagaaagtaaggatatgaaacTTCTGCATGAGTATGAAAGCATTTCGGTGATCGATGTTGTTGATGAAGTAGGGGATGCGGCtgaaatgaaaatggaagaaCAATGCCTCGGCGAGGCATTGGCAGCTATTTTGGTGAACTTTGATGGTGAAGATATGGAGGGGTACATGGAATCGGTAAATGCATTGAAGGGGCTTGGGTCCTACAATTATGCTTCGGCAAAGCTTTCTCTAAACTTGGAGAATAGAGTCACTCCACCCGCAAAGCCTTCTATTATCGAACCTCCACAACTAGAGCTCAAACCACTTCCACcacacttgaggtataaatttcttggctcaaatgatactttaccggtaattgtttcttctttgttgaatgatgtgcaTGTAGAACAATTGTTGGAAGTCTTGAAGGAGCATAAGCAAGCCATTGGATAG